DNA sequence from the Centroberyx gerrardi isolate f3 chromosome 2, fCenGer3.hap1.cur.20231027, whole genome shotgun sequence genome:
GGCTTGCATGCAAATTATTTCTTTGACTGCAACCAAAACACAACTGCTATGCTGTGCAGTATAAACTTGCATAATAATGTGTCAAGCAAAACAaagctgaaaatgtaaaaacaaaaattgccCATTGACAGAACAAACTCATACAGAGCCAACACAAATCTGTGCCCCTTTACCCACTTAATGTTGGGCTTTGCTGCCACGGTTGATaatgttgattttgttgttttgctgttcaTGATAAGGAGATAAAAAAGCCCTGACACCAAATTcagctctcccctccccctgcaTTTGAGAGATTTCAGTTTGGAGCTGAAGCCCTGCTCAAAGATTAACGGTTAACTGGGCATCGTCTCGCTTATGGTGGTATTTAGCTGACTGgagctgtttatgtgtgtgtgtgtgtgtgtgtgtgtgtgtgtgtccaaatgcatgcatgcgtgtgttcatgtgcgtgtgtgtcttacaGCTGCTGGTGGtgaaataaaaggcagaaaagcaCCACATTTCTGCAGCGGGAGCTACAACTGGCAAAGCCGAGAAGTGGGTCATCTATATGCCAACCAGGCAGTCAGGATCAGACTTGCATGCCTACCGCTCTGCCTTTTCCTCCTCaacaacagaggaaaagagggagcaagaagaggggaagggaggggagtggAAGAGAAGAGTGGGAGAAAGAATATCGATGTAGATGAAGATTGTAGATCCTCACGTTTGAGGATGAAGAACAAGAATATAGTGAACATagagacagaatggagagaATGTTTTGATTTTAATATATACTATTGTGTGCACACAATACAGAAAGAAGAGGGACATTATAGATTTAAAGGAAGGCAACAGTAATAAATAGAATGTGTATAAGATGTCAGACAGAGGTGAAGGAAAGATGACAAGAAGAGGATAAGGCTTTcttgcacacacataaaacatttcaacatatGGATTCCCAAGGGAGTGATGACTGATCCACTGTTTTCTCACGGACAGTGCCGTCTTATTCTCCAGTTATGAAAAGCAAAGTCATTTCCCCCGGCTGCCGCTGCTGTCTGTGATTGCTTATTAATAACTTTATTGATTGTTTCGATGTGAGCAAAGCAATCACTGACAACTGTGGCGAGAAACAAGAGGGCAGACAGGATGGATGAAGAGAtaaaagagaagggaagggagaagTCCTTTATGTGTGCTGCACAGTGACAGAGGGCCCtgagatgataaaaaaaaaaagacaatggaaaactttttttttttcttgctaaaGGGAAGTTGTTGAAAGTGTTCTGACTGCCACTAAACACAATAAAGTCTGAATGAAATGAGGTTGACTGATGAGTACCTTTGAGCGCCTTTTGCTTGAGCTAGTATTACATGTACAATTTATTGTGTTGACCACATGTTTTAAACTTGAGTGCCATTGACAAGGGTTGGCTTTACTAATGTTCTCTATATGACCTCCTAAAAAGGGACTCTAGAGCATCTCATGGTTCTCTTTGCCTCTTTAAGATCCAGGGTCAAAATGCACTTGAAACACTTTCAGTTACCTTTGTGTCTGCCAGGAAGTGCTGATTGTACTTATCAGGCAATATACTTGTCAGGTAAATTCAACTCAAAAAAGTATTCAACTAGAATTCTGACCCAGGTCTTCCTCTACGGCGTTGTTCCTGTCCTAAACCCACACAGCCAGCACCAACGGTCTGAAGGAGAAGGGACAGATGAGCACTGAATACTGCATTGCACTTTGTTTAAGGCTAAAAAGTTTGCAGTGGAAAGCAATGTAAACTTAAGGCAGCATGGATTGAATGTCTtgcatgtttttaaaaaagtactAAAATCTACATCACCCAATGCAATTCGTATTCACTCGCGTGAAGCACAAAACAGTGCTTGTTCACGACAACgacaaacaaaattaaatgcACTCTCTCCCAGcccataaataaaaacacaactaGTATTCATACACAAACTTTGCGCATGTCCATGTATGTAGCATGTACGTAGACATGGTCATGGAAATACTTGGATTTGTTGGTTTTCAATCCACCCACACTCGCTAACCCCGCATCCCTTGACCCAAATcaccaaaatttaaaaaaaaaaaagataaaaacaaagaaattctcatctctgtttttcatttttgcaatGACTTCATTTAGCACAGTGAGACCCGACCCAATTTGAAGGTAGAATGGTTGCAGTTTGTTCACTCCAGTTTGTAAAAGTACGTTCCAGCTCCCACTTGAATGCAACACCTGGCCTTTTTCTCAAAGCTGGTTTAGTCCTTGTTtcatttgtgtctctctctctctttctctctccatcagttcttaaaaggagagaggaggagagaaattgAGAGAATATAGAggcaaggaggaggaaaataaatatcaaaGGAAAGTTAtaacaagaaaaaaaggagTGAGAGTTGGTGAAAAGCAGGAACCAAAAAAAGATGATACTGTCAAGGTATCCAAGGCCAGTCTGGTCAGTgggtctgtcagtcagtcaaataAGTCAGTATTTGGGTGGGATAACCACCACAGGGTCACCAATCTTTGGCCGCCACATCAGCACCTGGGCGTCATTGGCATTGGGCTTGACCATGGCATTAGGGGGGATGGGCTCGTTCTTGCCCAGGATCCGAGGTTGCTCCTGGGCCACAGGCTCATGCAGGACGGCCCTGTGACCCAGAGGCTTGTCTGGGTCCACCTGGATGTGGAGCTGCATCCTCCAGCGGATCGTCTGCAGGACTAGGGTCTCTGAGGTGGCCTGGTTGATGGCCACCAGCCAGGTAGTAAAGCTCTGGTCACGGTGGATGCTGCTAAGCTGAGGCACGTTGCTGTCGCTGACCGGCACACCCCAGGTCACGCTGGGGTAGAAGTTGTCGTTCATGCTAACGGTGAACTTGCTGTCCTTCTTGGTAGGGCCTACGATGGTGCAGGTCTCTGTGGTGTTGCCGTACCAAGGGTAGTTGACGCCATCGGAGTCGCTGATGGCCTGTATCTTGCCGTCACGCAGGTCAGGGAGCTCCCAGCTCGACCTGGAAATGGAAAGGAGTCAAAGATGAGGATTTACCCAGAAATGGAGctaatacattttctgaatcaGTGAGTCAGCTATCTAAAAACCTCGGTCAGACTACAAGAGTCTTGCGTAAACGCTTGTTGTGCCATCAGAAATGTGTCCACACTAGGCGACGCGGCAAAGATGGgtgtcacacacatgaagacaagAGTTGACGTACTACCTGATTTTGTCATTCagaaacattttcccattcatCCAGAACAGTTCACTGTACAAACAATTCCAAGATAGGTGTTGTATTGTTTCTTGCTCCATGTTGAAGaagctacagtttacatttatgttacaaatatattttggaGTGACATTATCACAAGAACAACATTGCTAAAAAATTATTTCACTTAAATTGTAAATGCATACTCATGTGG
Encoded proteins:
- the fam78ab gene encoding protein FAM78A isoform X1, coding for MRLSSSPDLWTLLWIVLLFNAMGCIQSIRCKPKSFRESIIVLEVNSSIDSNPTSIDESSSVVLRYRTPHFRALARVLVPPVAGKETWTIGWIQACNHMEFYNKYGNKGMSSWELPDLRDGKIQAISDSDGVNYPWYGNTTETCTIVGPTKKDSKFTVSMNDNFYPSVTWGVPVSDSNVPQLSSIHRDQSFTTWLVAINQATSETLVLQTIRWRMQLHIQVDPDKPLGHRAVLHEPVAQEQPRILGKNEPIPPNAMVKPNANDAQVLMWRPKIGDPVVVIPPKY
- the fam78ab gene encoding protein FAM78A isoform X2, translating into MGCIQSIRCKPKSFRESIIVLEVNSSIDSNPTSIDESSSVVLRYRTPHFRALARVLVPPVAGKETWTIGWIQACNHMEFYNKYGNKGMSSWELPDLRDGKIQAISDSDGVNYPWYGNTTETCTIVGPTKKDSKFTVSMNDNFYPSVTWGVPVSDSNVPQLSSIHRDQSFTTWLVAINQATSETLVLQTIRWRMQLHIQVDPDKPLGHRAVLHEPVAQEQPRILGKNEPIPPNAMVKPNANDAQVLMWRPKIGDPVVVIPPKY